TCGACCACCTTATCAGTGATCTTCGAGATCAGCTCACGCGACACCTGGGCATCATAAATATCGGCCAGGTGCGCTTGAAGTCGAGTCGGCCTGGGGCGCAGTTCTGACGTTGCCGTCGGTCTGTTTCCCCAGGCCGCTCGCCGAACCCGCCGTGCGCCTTTCAACGCAACGGGCTCTCCACGGTTTCTGTCGTTAGGCGTGGTTCGTGCAGGGCCACGGGTTGGGGATGCTGCGTCGGCGGTACCGGGTGACCGGTGTCGCCGCGATGTTGCGCAGTTCGATCCCGTCGGCCGCGATCGGCCGCCACCCTGTTGGGGTTCGTAGCCAGCGGTGGACGTCCTTCCATCTCCAGCGCCGTTTGGTCTTGACCCATCGGACGATTCGCCACCAGATGAAGTAGGCAAGCCGGTCGAAGGTGTGCTTGGCCACGGCGTGTCGGAAGTATTCAGCCCAGCCGCGTGTGATCCGATTGATCCGGATCAACACGGCTCGTAGGTCCTGCTGTGATGTCCTGCGCGTCAGGGCACGGATTCTCGCTTTCAGTGATCGGACGGGCCGATCGCCGACGAAAGTGTAGAGCCGCCACTGATCGCGGGTCCCTTTCTTGATTCTCCACCGGATGCGGAAACCCAGGAAATCGAACCCGTCGCGTATGTGCACGATCCGAGTCTTGGTCGGCGACAAACGCAGACCCATCGGAGCGAACACCTGCGCGATTTCCTCGCGCAACGCCACCACGTGGTCCCTGGTGCCGAACACCATGACGACGAAATCGTCCGCATACCGGACGAGTCGCCAGGTCGGCAGACCCAGGCGCCGATGGCGGTGACGCCGGTTTTCTGTCGACATCCAACCCCCTGGCCGCCAGTCGCGGTGCATGTACTCGTCCAGCACCGACAACGCGATATTGGCCAAAAGCGGAGAGAGGATGCCCCCTTGCGGCGTCCCGGTCGGTGTGTCCCGTTCCTCGCCGAGCTCGGTCAGGACCCCGGCCTTGAGGAACGATTTCACCAGCGTAAGCACACGCTTGTCCGTCACCCGTGCCCGCACGCGGTCCATCAGGGCCACGTGGTCGATGGTGTCGAAACAAGCCTCGATGTCGGCATCCAAAACCCATTCGTAGCCGCGGCTCCCGAACAGATGGATATCGGCGATCGCATCATGTGCCCGCCGTTTGGGCCGGAACCCGAACGAGACCGGATGAA
The sequence above is drawn from the Amycolatopsis aidingensis genome and encodes:
- the ltrA gene encoding group II intron reverse transcriptase/maturase — protein: MPKDAPLNSGALEQPDVGSFRRVSEMQAKLHRWASADPGRRFDDLFNLVHDPATLRVAWERVASNAGARTAGSDGVTVARIERDIGALEFLGGIRIVVKDGSFRPQPVRERLIPKPVGSGKVRRLGIPTVIDRVVQAALKLVLEPIFEADFHPVSFGFRPKRRAHDAIADIHLFGSRGYEWVLDADIEACFDTIDHVALMDRVRARVTDKRVLTLVKSFLKAGVLTELGEERDTPTGTPQGGILSPLLANIALSVLDEYMHRDWRPGGWMSTENRRHRHRRLGLPTWRLVRYADDFVVMVFGTRDHVVALREEIAQVFAPMGLRLSPTKTRIVHIRDGFDFLGFRIRWRIKKGTRDQWRLYTFVGDRPVRSLKARIRALTRRTSQQDLRAVLIRINRITRGWAEYFRHAVAKHTFDRLAYFIWWRIVRWVKTKRRWRWKDVHRWLRTPTGWRPIAADGIELRNIAATPVTRYRRRSIPNPWPCTNHA